Proteins encoded by one window of Erwinia pyrifoliae DSM 12163:
- a CDS encoding DUF1281 domain-containing protein — protein sequence MFSWCHNRLDITGKSVCIDVMQSWIVGTETPRYRHAIRQAIKLFLAGCAGILKPVKATTYPAYPALTASGLGAQTSANHAFQHFLELLEKDAWLDGATLSRMEKIWLQSGIDGLKWENIPLAARQIISQLVAVHYADWFGVASGAGQFDPQERWDSLSIMPETTCPCDMLMVMPSRLATELNGTSGLFSGLNTTSELYMQLFGMEFPAGHQARWSREDISSLALTLSSPGYPPSGEVMGQMSSLFDCEIRHYWISQDTGLSGYNCFDRGDHVDSGPYPSDVRDAATGGEGARIYLLAPEASGAGAAQYGSVRA from the coding sequence ATGTTTTCATGGTGCCATAACCGTCTGGACATCACCGGTAAGTCTGTCTGCATCGATGTGATGCAGTCGTGGATCGTCGGCACGGAAACCCCGCGTTACCGCCACGCCATCCGCCAGGCCATAAAGCTGTTTCTGGCCGGCTGTGCCGGGATACTTAAACCGGTAAAAGCCACCACGTATCCGGCTTACCCGGCGCTCACCGCGTCAGGGTTGGGAGCGCAGACGTCTGCTAACCACGCGTTCCAGCACTTCCTCGAACTGCTGGAGAAGGACGCCTGGCTTGACGGTGCGACGCTTTCCCGCATGGAGAAAATCTGGCTGCAGTCCGGTATCGATGGGCTGAAGTGGGAGAATATTCCCCTGGCAGCGCGGCAGATAATATCGCAGCTGGTGGCGGTTCATTACGCAGACTGGTTCGGCGTCGCCAGCGGCGCAGGGCAGTTCGACCCGCAGGAGCGCTGGGATTCTCTCAGCATCATGCCGGAGACAACCTGTCCCTGCGACATGCTGATGGTGATGCCGTCACGTCTGGCGACGGAGCTGAACGGCACCAGTGGCCTGTTCAGCGGACTCAACACCACGTCAGAGCTCTATATGCAGCTGTTCGGCATGGAGTTTCCGGCGGGGCACCAGGCCCGCTGGAGTCGTGAGGATATCAGCTCGCTGGCGCTCACGCTGTCATCGCCCGGGTATCCACCGTCGGGTGAGGTGATGGGGCAGATGTCGTCGCTGTTTGACTGCGAAATCCGCCACTACTGGATCTCTCAAGATACGGGACTGTCGGGTTATAACTGCTTTGACCGTGGAGATCACGTCGACAGCGGACCTTATCCGTCTGACGTACGGGATGCAGCGACCGGCGGTGAGGGCGCACGCATATATCTGCTGGCACCCGAGGCGTCTGGCGCTGGTGCTGCGCAGTACGGCAGCGTCCGCGCATAG
- a CDS encoding TraI domain-containing protein: MRGLKXLTGRNVKAGAGRLAVPEQYGRNAADSAGFHPLKTGAVLLQTDERRRLIRVLTENSPLSTPVTEAWWLRPLEEMAARVQECPAAWNGQFSGPGGFTDLSLNVATRAVRLVRGMMLPPGATPEEQAEQGAGWACALYWAGLFHHFEWLTQMEGATKSGRPWYPGLNVPADQWRVRPKASPAGGMNAMYMAIRLLPAEGLIWLQRWPAISDSLLGFLAGSRAGSGLLNSIVSDARNSCGFTGGTVTDVPPPAAVSPVVTVPETGHTPPKPDENEAVPLSGASDAVASENHIASAVRSENEAHSVTSGNLAQDTALLSALGSEESIPADNESDDRQQQVPGGNLMSMLDLMAEGQPLPSADEAPVLPESAPAGEESISEVSRQESGKTEITDGERFLQWLRQSITDGTLSVNERDSVLHILARFIFVASPDVFYKYISSAGDDIQDKHQLQKSFEALSVHHSRNGKGLYHYHKYDAPDKSGRFIKVSGYMIETNLIFRKGSCPPDSIWLSPRS; encoded by the coding sequence ATGCGCGGATTGAAATNGTTAACCGGCAGGAACGTAAAGGCGGGTGCGGGACGCCTGGCCGTGCCAGAGCAGTATGGACGCAATGCCGCTGATTCGGCAGGCTTTCATCCGTTAAAAACCGGCGCTGTGCTGCTACAGACGGATGAGCGTCGTCGTCTTATCCGCGTGCTGACTGAGAACAGTCCGCTGTCAACGCCGGTTACGGAAGCCTGGTGGCTGCGACCGCTGGAGGAGATGGCTGCCCGCGTACAGGAGTGCCCGGCGGCCTGGAACGGGCAATTTTCCGGCCCCGGCGGATTTACTGACCTGAGCCTGAACGTGGCGACGCGGGCAGTAAGACTGGTGCGCGGCATGATGCTGCCGCCGGGTGCCACGCCGGAGGAACAGGCAGAGCAGGGGGCTGGCTGGGCCTGCGCCCTGTACTGGGCCGGGCTGTTTCATCACTTTGAATGGCTCACGCAGATGGAAGGGGCAACGAAAAGCGGGCGACCCTGGTATCCGGGGCTTAACGTACCCGCAGACCAGTGGCGGGTGCGCCCGAAAGCGTCGCCGGCCGGAGGGATGAACGCCATGTATATGGCCATCCGCCTGCTGCCCGCAGAGGGACTGATTTGGTTGCAGAGGTGGCCAGCCATTTCTGACAGCCTGCTCGGTTTCCTTGCCGGAAGCAGGGCGGGATCTGGCCTTCTGAACAGTATCGTCAGCGACGCCCGCAACAGCTGCGGTTTTACCGGAGGCACGGTTACCGATGTACCGCCTCCGGCTGCAGTCAGTCCGGTCGTGACTGTTCCGGAAACGGGCCATACCCCCCCGAAACCAGATGAAAACGAAGCCGTGCCATTGTCCGGTGCCAGCGATGCGGTGGCATCTGAAAATCATATTGCCAGTGCGGTCCGTTCGGAAAATGAGGCGCATTCTGTAACGTCCGGCAACCTTGCTCAGGATACTGCGCTGTTGTCAGCACTGGGCAGCGAAGAGAGCATTCCGGCAGATAACGAAAGTGACGATCGGCAGCAGCAGGTGCCCGGCGGAAACCTGATGTCCATGCTGGATCTGATGGCAGAGGGGCAGCCCCTTCCGTCAGCTGATGAGGCACCGGTGCTGCCGGAGTCAGCGCCGGCAGGGGAAGAGAGCATCAGCGAAGTCAGCCGGCAGGAGAGCGGTAAGACGGAAATAACGGACGGCGAGAGATTTCTGCAGTGGCTCAGGCAATCCATCACTGACGGCACGCTTTCCGTTAACGAACGTGACAGCGTGCTGCACATTCTGGCCAGGTTTATTTTTGTCGCCTCACCGGACGTTTTTTATAAGTACATCTCATCCGCAGGTGATGATATTCAGGATAAACATCAGCTACAGAAAAGTTTTGAAGCGCTCTCTGTCCATCATTCACGAAATGGAAAGGGGCTTTATCATTACCATAAATACGACGCGCCGGATAAAAGCGGACGCTTTATAAAGGTGTCAGGTTATATGATTGAGACTAATCTTATTTTCAGAAAAGGGAGTTGTCCGCCGGACAGTATATGGCTTTCACCAAGAAGTTAA
- a CDS encoding ArdC family protein, translating to MKKTPRGRKAASTQRTDLYQQVTDKIILALENGVPPWRRPWRSAQNVHGSALPVNATTGRHYSGVNIPLLWMAAEEHGYTSDRWLTYQQAKTAGGQVRKGERSALAIIYKPFEKQARDNSDNLLFRDGEPVMEQLAMLRPLQLFNVAQCDGLPDTIRGGLREEAPENSAVLSAERLQRVQSIVNATGVSCAHYRQNRAYYQPLSDRIVMPTVAQFASEADYCSTLLHELVHASGHGKRLNRVGITSSSRKFGDPVYAFEELIAETGSAFLCAELGVIGEVQHESYLASWLKALREDKKAFFRACRFAREASEYLLQPLNRQTVQAA from the coding sequence ATGAAGAAAACCCCACGCGGCCGCAAGGCTGCATCCACTCAACGAACTGACCTGTATCAGCAGGTCACCGATAAAATCATTCTGGCACTGGAAAACGGTGTGCCCCCCTGGCGACGGCCGTGGCGTTCTGCACAGAACGTGCACGGCAGCGCGCTGCCGGTGAATGCCACCACCGGCCGCCACTACAGCGGTGTCAATATTCCGCTGCTGTGGATGGCTGCCGAAGAGCATGGCTATACCTCCGACCGCTGGCTGACTTACCAGCAGGCGAAGACCGCCGGTGGTCAGGTCAGAAAGGGCGAGCGCAGCGCGCTGGCCATTATCTACAAACCGTTTGAAAAACAGGCGCGGGACAACAGTGACAACCTGCTGTTCCGGGACGGTGAACCGGTAATGGAACAGCTGGCGATGCTGCGCCCGCTGCAACTGTTCAACGTTGCCCAGTGTGACGGCCTGCCGGATACGATACGGGGCGGCCTGAGGGAAGAAGCGCCAGAGAACAGCGCGGTGCTCAGTGCGGAGCGACTGCAACGGGTGCAGAGCATCGTTAACGCCACTGGCGTCAGCTGCGCTCACTACCGGCAGAACCGGGCGTACTATCAGCCGCTGTCCGACCGCATTGTCATGCCAACCGTTGCGCAGTTTGCATCAGAGGCGGACTACTGCTCCACGCTGCTGCACGAGCTGGTGCACGCCAGCGGTCACGGCAAACGTCTGAACCGTGTGGGTATTACCTCGTCGTCCAGAAAATTCGGTGACCCGGTTTATGCCTTTGAAGAACTGATTGCCGAAACCGGCAGCGCGTTCCTCTGCGCTGAGCTTGGCGTCATCGGTGAGGTACAGCACGAAAGCTATCTCGCCAGCTGGCTGAAGGCGCTGCGTGAAGACAAAAAAGCGTTTTTCCGCGCCTGCCGGTTTGCCCGGGAAGCATCGGAATATCTGCTACAGCCGCTGAACCGTCAGACGGTGCAGGCGGCTTAA
- a CDS encoding tyrosine-type recombinase/integrase, with amino-acid sequence MADVMTFDDVLIDYFFSKSLRPATEWSYRKVVKSFISFTGNEVVPEEVDKKLVLQWRRKVIIEDGLTKITWNNKLTHMRAIFNHAITQGHISQRENPFNGTVVRPDVKRKKTLNDAQIKKIYLLMEAREAEERTGRVGACKNALRPAWFWMTVVDILRRTGMRQNQLLHIRLCDVNFEHNWISLRPEGAKNHREHRVPITTHLRPRLERLYDQSVGRGAKMADQLFNISRFDGRRKETSENMDHPPLRAFFRRLSNECGFVVSPHRFRHTIATNLMSLPDRNLKMAQDLLGHSTPAVTLQYVESDIEKVRFVLEQLDAS; translated from the coding sequence ATGGCTGATGTGATGACGTTTGATGATGTATTGATTGACTATTTTTTCAGTAAGTCTCTGCGTCCTGCGACAGAGTGGAGCTATAGAAAAGTGGTTAAGTCTTTCATCAGCTTTACAGGTAATGAAGTAGTGCCTGAAGAAGTAGATAAAAAACTGGTTCTGCAGTGGCGACGCAAGGTCATTATTGAAGACGGACTCACTAAAATTACATGGAATAATAAGCTGACACATATGCGCGCCATTTTTAACCATGCTATTACGCAGGGGCACATCTCTCAAAGGGAAAATCCGTTTAATGGCACCGTTGTCCGGCCAGATGTCAAACGCAAGAAAACTCTCAACGATGCACAGATTAAAAAAATATACCTGCTTATGGAGGCACGAGAGGCTGAAGAGCGGACGGGTAGGGTTGGCGCATGTAAGAATGCGCTAAGGCCTGCCTGGTTCTGGATGACGGTTGTGGACATATTACGCCGGACCGGGATGAGGCAGAATCAGTTGCTGCATATACGCCTCTGTGACGTTAATTTCGAACACAACTGGATCAGCCTTCGCCCGGAAGGGGCAAAAAACCATCGTGAGCACCGTGTGCCCATCACAACACACCTGCGACCACGACTGGAAAGGCTTTATGACCAGTCAGTCGGGCGGGGGGCAAAGATGGCCGATCAGTTATTTAATATCTCACGCTTTGACGGACGCAGGAAAGAAACCAGCGAGAATATGGATCATCCGCCTTTACGCGCCTTTTTCAGGCGTCTTTCTAATGAGTGCGGATTTGTGGTAAGCCCGCATCGTTTCAGACACACGATTGCCACGAACCTGATGAGCTTACCCGACCGGAACCTCAAGATGGCGCAGGATCTGTTAGGGCACTCCACACCGGCCGTTACGCTGCAATATGTCGAGAGTGATATTGAAAAGGTGAGGTTCGTGCTGGAACAGCTCGATGCGTCCTAA